DNA from Marinagarivorans cellulosilyticus:
TCAGCCGGTTATTGCGGATTTAGCCAAAATGCCGCACTTGCTAGTGGCTGGTACAACAGGCTCGGGTAAGTCGGTAGGGGTGAACTCCATGCTTGTGAGCATCCTTTACAAAGCAACGCCAGAAGATGTTCGGCTATTACTGGTTGACCCAAAAATGTTGGAGCTTTCGGTTTACGAGGGCATTCCTCACTTGCTGGCGCCAGTTATTACCGATATGAAAGATGCCGCGACAGGCTTGCGCTGGTGTGTGGGCGAGATGGAGCGGCGCTATAAATTGATGGCAGCGCTCGGGGTGCGCAACCTTGCGGGTTATAACAAAAAAGTAGCCGATGCCATTAAAGCGGGTGAGCCAATTAAAGACCCATTATGGCTACCTGACGAAGCCGGTATAGGTGAGCAAGAGGCGCCGGAGCTTGAGCGATTGCCGTTTATTGTGGTCGTTATCGACGAATTTGCCGACATGATGATGATTGTGGGCAAAAAAGTAGAGCAGTTGATTGCCCGCATTGCGCAAAAGGCGCGAGCGGCCGGTATTCACATGGTACTGGCAACCCAGCGCCCCTCGGTTGATGTTATTACAGGCTTAATTAAGGCCAACGTGCCTACCCGTATGGCCTTCCAAGTGTCGTCTAAAATTGATTCCCGTACGATTCTAGATCAGGGCGGAGCCGAACAACTTCTGGGTCATGGCGATATGTTGTACCTGCCGCCTGGCACGAGTTTATCTGTCCGTGTTCACGGTGCGTTTGTTGATGATCACGAAGTCCATGCTGTGGTTGCCGACTGGAAAAAGCGCGGTGAGCCTGATTATTTGGATGAAATATTCAGCGAGGCGACAGATGCTGTTGTGGTTCCAGGCTTTAGTGAAGAGGGTGAAAGCGGTGGTGATAGCGAGTCGGACCCTTTGTATGACGAGGCTGTCGCGTTTGTTACCGAAACGCGAAAAGCAAGCATCTCTTCTGTTCAGCGGAAATTGCGCATTGGTTACAATCGTGCTGCCCGCTTAATCGAGCAAATGGAAGAATCGGGTGTCATTACCGCTATGGGGCATAATGGCAGCCGTGAAGTATTAGCGCCGCCACCGCCAAGATAACGATTTAGCGCCAAATAAGATTATTCAGCCGCTGTTAAAGCAGCGTCTGTAGAGTGGGGCGCAACATAACTTAAATGTCATTGGGAATAATATGCAAATACAGAAGTCATTTAAACAATTGGCTAGCGTTGCGATTTTTACAATAGGAACTGGGGCGGGGTTGGCTGCCGCTTTTGCTGATGATCAAGCCGCTAACACAACACAAACAATCAATGCACCTGAGGCGAGTAAAGCCACTGCAGCAGACTCTGCCGCTAGAAGTGCCATTATTGAGCGTTTATCCGCTTTGCAAAGCTTGCGAGGGCAATTTACTCAAACGCTGCAAGCTAAGGATGGCAAGCAATTACAAGAAACCACCGGCGACTTCACTTTCAAGCGCCCAGGTCTTTACCACTGGGAAAGCAGCGAACCTTTCCCCCAAATTGTGGTTGGTAACGGTGAAACGGTTTGGGTGTACGACCCAGACTTAGAGCAAGTAACAATTACTAAGCAAGATGCTATGCCTTACAACCCGGCTAATTTACTCAGTGGTGGCATTGCTGACTTGGCTGCGCGTTATCACATTGAGCAATCGACCGATAAAGAACAAGAGCGCTTTACCTTGACGCCGCTAGATACAGCAAATGCACCTTTTGTGCAGTTGGGAATGCACTTTGCCGGTGACGTATTGCAGGTCGCCACCTTAACCGATCGGCTGGGGCAAGTAACACGCATTACATTGCAAAAAACCACGGCAAATACGGCTGTTGATGATAGCCTTTTCAGCTTTGATCCCCCTCAAGGTACGGATATTTTGATGAATGACTGACCTATTTAGTCAGGAGGCTCCACAGCCGTTGGCATCGCGGATGCGTCCACGAACGCTCGAGGAGTATGTAGGGCAAGATCATTTGCTGGATAAGGGCAAGCCCTTAGGTGAGGCCTTGCGGCAAGGCGCATTGCACTCGATGATCCTATGGGGGCCGCCAGGCGTGGGTAAAACTACGTTAGCGCGGCTTTTTTCTGAGCTAGTTGATGGTTACTTTCAGAGCATGTCTGCGGTATTGGCCGGCGTAAAAGATATTCGCAAGGCTGCTGAAGATGCTAAAAGCCGGTTTCATTTGCACGGCCAAAAAACGGTGTTGTTTGTTGATGAGGTGCACCGTTTTAATAAGTCCCAGCAAGATGCATTTTTACCGTATGTTGAAGATGGAACGGTGGTGTTCGTTGGCGCCACAACGGAAAACCCATCGTTTGAAGTTAATAACGCATTGCTATCGCGTTGTCGTGTCTATGTGCTTAAAGCATTGTCTGGGAAAAACCTTAGCACTTTGGCTGATAATGCGTTAAGCCAGCAAGAAAAAGGGCTGGGGTTGCGCGCGATAACCCTAGAGGCGCAAGCGCGTGAGCGCTTAATACAATGCGCTGACGGCGATGGCCGAAGGTTGCTCAATTTACTTGAGCTGGCTGGAGACCTCGTTACCGATGGCGGTGTGATTACTGCTGATACTGTCGAGGCTGTAGCTTCTCATGATGTACGTCGCTTCGATAAGGGCGGCGATGTTTTTTACGAGCAAATATCAGCATTGCATAAGTCGGTGCGGGGCTCTAACCCCGATGCTGCACTCTATTGGATGGCGCGAATGCTGGATGGCGGATGCGACCCACTGTATGTTGCCCGCCGCGTCGTACGCATGGCGAGCGAGGATATTGGTAATGCTGACCCGCGAGGCCTGCAGTTGGCATTGAATGCATGGGACGTTCAATCACGCTTAGGTAGCCCCGAGGGCGAACTGGCCATTGCGCAGGCTGTTGTGTACCTAGCTTGTGCGCCCAAAAGCAACGCCGTTTATATGGCTTTTAAGGCCGTGATGGCCGATGTAAAAGCCGAGCCGAGCTATGATGTGCCTAATCACTTGCGCAATGCGCCAACAAAGCTAATGAAGCAGCTTGATATGGGAAGAGACTACCGCTATGCCCATAGCGAAGAGCAAGCCTATGCCGCCGGTGAACACTACTTCCCCGATGAAATGGAAGCGCGCCAGTATTATCAGCCTGTAGAGCGTGGGTTAGAAATTAAAATTGGCGAGAAACTTGCTCACCTAGCAGAACTTGACCGCAAGGCCTCTTCGGAGCCTGTGCAACCGACTAATGCTAAGGTGAAATAAAAATGGTAATCCAATTTCTGAGTGTCGCCGCTGGCGGCGCCGCTGGTGCTTGTGTGCGTTATGCGTTGGCGCTACTTTTTCCTTTTGTGCCGGGTCAATGGCCTATTGCCTCTTTCACTGCCAACATCTTGGGCTGCGCCATTATGGGGGCGCTTTTTTACTTGATTCAGCAGGCGCACCTGCCTTTATCGGTAAAACCATTATTATTGGCAGGTTTTTTAGGCGCTATGACCACCTTTTCAAGCTTTGCACTTGAGGCTTGGCTCCTGCTTCAGCACAATGCGCATCTATTGGCGCTTGCCTACCTTGCCGTGAGTGTTGTGGCATGTGTATGTGCAATTGCATTGGGTTTTGCTGCTGCTGGTACTGCGATGCGTTTGATGGGGTAATCGCCTCTGCATCTGCCAGCGCAATCACTATTAACAATTATTATTTAAGGCCGTTATGTTAGATCCTAAACTTTTTCGCAACGATATAGAGCATTTGGCCACGCAGTTGGCTGCGCGTGGTTATTCCTTAGATGTTGCTGCGATTCAAACACTAGAGGAGCAGCGCAAGACGCTTCAGGTGCATTGTGAATCACTACAACAAGAGCGTAATGCTAGCGCTAAAAGTATTGGTAAGGCGAAGGCTCAGGGGCAAGATATTGCTCCGCTATTAGCCGCTGTGGACACCATGAAGGCGCAACTGCAAGAAAGCGAAGCCGAGCTGTCGGCTCTTCAAGCAAAGCTTGAGCTGATGTTAGCTGGGGTGCCCAATGTACCCGATGAAAGCGTGCCTGCAGGTTTGAAAGAAGACGACAACGTCGAGCTCAGCCGTGTTGGCGAAGTGCCATCTTTCGACTTTGAGCCGCTTGATCATGTGGACTTGGGTGAAAAGCTAGGGATGCTCGATTTTGATACCGCCAGTAAATTAACGGGCTCCCGCTTTGCGGTATTGAAAGGGCAGCTGGCGTTAATGCAGCGGGCTTTGACGCAGTTTATGCTCAATACCCATACACTTGAGCACGGCTATGAAGAAGTGTACGTGCCTTATATGGTTAACCGCGATTCCTTATATGGTACAGGTCAACTGCCTAAATTTGAGGAAGATCTGTTCAAGTTGACCGACGATCGTGAATTTTATTTAATCCCTACAGCAGAAGTGCCTGTGACTAACCTAATGCGTGGCGAGATTATCGACGAGTCCGCTTTGCCGTTGCGCTATAGCGCACACACACCGTGTTTTCGTTCGGAAGCCGGTAGTTATGGTCGCGATACACGTGGCATGATCCGTCAGCATCAATTCGAAAAAGTAGAGCTCGTTCAGTTCGTAAAGCCAGAAGATTCCGATGCTACCCTCGAAGCTTTAACTGGGCATGCTGAGGCAATACTGCAAAAACTGGGTCTTGCGTATCGCAAAATGGCGCTTTGCGCTGGGGATATGGGCTTTTCTGCGGCTAAAACTTACGATTTAGAAGTTTGGTTGCCGTCGCAGCAAAAGTATCGCGAGATCTCATCGTGCAGTAACTTCCGCGATTTCCAATCTCGACGTATGAAAGCGCGTTACCGCAGTGCGGAAACCGGCAAGCCAGCTTTGCTGCACACTCTTAATGGCTCTGGTTTGGCGGTTGGTCGGACACTTTTGGCGGTAATGGAAAATTACCAACAAGCCGATGGCTCAATTATTGTGCCTGAAGTTTTGCGCCCTTACATGGGCGGGCTTGAGGTGATTAAAGCCTAGTGCGTTACTTTCCTTTTTTTCATGATTTGCACAACAAGTGCTGCCTGATTGTAGGTGGCGGCACTATTGCTTTACGCAAAGCGCGGCTGCTGATTAAGGCTGGGGCACGGTTGCGCGTTGTGGCGCCGAGTGTTGGGCCAGAGCTACAAAGCTTAGTGGCTGAATCGGGTGGCGAGTGCTTGTTCGAGCGGTATAACGAACACCATCTTGATGATGCGGTATTGGTCATATCCGCTACGGATATCGATGTTGTCAACGAGCAGGTGGCGGGTGATTGCCATCGCCTGCGGTTACCGGTGAATGTGGTCGACAATCCAAGCTTGTGCAGCATTATCACCCCGGCCATCGTCGATAGAAGCCCATTAATTATTGGTGTTACCAGTGGTGGTGAGGCCCCTGTATTGGCGCGCATGGTTCGCTCCCGTTTAGAAGCTATATTCCCTAGCCGTTATGGTTTGCTTGGCAGTTTGGCCAGCCGCTTTCGCGAGGCGGTTAAAGCACGCTTTTCCGATGGTGAGCAGCGCCGCAGGTTTTGGGAAAAAACACTGCAAGGCCCAGTAGCTGAGCAAGTATTCGCCAATAACCTTGAAAAAGCCGAACAACTGATGGCACAAGCTATTGACCAAGCTGGTGATGATACCTTAGGCGAGGTGTACTTAGTGGGCGCAGGCCCAGGCGACCCGGATTTGCTCACATTTAAAGCGTTACGCTTAATGCAGCAGGCCGAAGTGGTGCTTTATGATCGGCTTGTGAGTCAGCCCATTTTAGAGTTGGTAAGGCGTGACGCCGAGCGCATTTATGTCGGTAAAAAGCGTGATCTTCACGCTGTGCCCCAGCAAGATATTAACCAGCGCTTAGTTGATTTGGCTAAACAAGGTAAAAGGGTATTGCGCCTTAAAGGAGGGGACCCTTTTATTTTTGGTCGTGGCGGTGAGGAAATTGAGTTACTAGCCGATAATAACGTGCCTTTTCAGGTGGTGCCGGGTATTACAGCTGCTAGCGGTTGCGCGGCTTATTCCGGCATTCCATTAACACACCGCGATCATGCGCAATCGGTTCGCTTTGTAACCGGGCACCTTAAAGAAGGCTCTAGCGATTTGCCCTTCAATGAAATGGCCAGTGCGAACCAAACCTTAGTCTTTTATATGGGGCTAGTCGCATTGCCGGAGATTTGTTTAAAGCTTATAAGTGCCGGCAAAGATCCCAAAACGCCTGCGGCATTAATAGAGCGCGGGACTACGCCCAATCACCAAGTCCATATTGGCGATCTGGAAACCTTGCCCGAGCTGGTTAAAAATACCGAGGTTCATGCTCCTACACTACTGATTATTGGTTCGGTCGTAGCTTTACACTCTAAGCTTAATTGGTTTGATCAATAGTTCTAATATGTAGCCTCCTTTGTTGCGCTTAAGTTGTTAAGTTTTCAGCCGTTACACTGTGTAAACCTTAACAACGTAGTTGGCAAGAATAGGAGGCTACATGATCCCTATCGATCCAGTGAAACCGCCTGCGCCTCAGCGTGGTACTTTAAAAGTGCATCGCGTTAAGCCGGTAACATCGCGCTTAAACCAATCTGATACGCCACGTAAAGACCGCCGTCAGAAGACGGACCGCCGTAAGAATAGCTTTCGCCATAGAGGCGCCTTTGAAATGCGGGCGGGTGTTGATCGACGCGGGATACAGCATGTTGACGAAGAGGTATAACCTCGCTTGTTTGGCATAGTAAATTGCTTTTCCATACCAAAAGTGTCGGTGTTTTTTTGAAGATGTAAACGAGGGCTAGCTATACTCATTAAGTGAATGTTATGAGTTGTTACCCATGAGTGAAGTGCATCGCCAATCTATTCCGTTAGAGCATTTGTCTGTAGGCATGTTCGTAGTGGAGCTTGATGTTCCTTGGATTAATAGTCCTTTTTTAACGCACTCCCGAAAAATAAAATCATTCAAAGATATTGATGCTTTACGCCGCTCAGGGGTGAAAACGCTAGTGATTGACACCGAGCGTGGCGCCGCACCTAAAGTATCGCCGCAATATGTAGCTGGGGTTAGCCGCGATGATGTCAGCAAAGAGGCCTCAAATCGTAACCCTGAGCCTGCCGTTGTTAAGGCTACCAAACCAAGAGATCCTAGTGTTGCCGTTGAGCTTGCCGCTGCCCAAAAAGTTGCCGAGCAAGTAAAGCAAGTCGCAAGCCAATTATTTGAAGCACTCGATGCAAATAAGGCTATCGATGTAAAAGTTGTTGATCCACTTGTTGATGAGACTTTGGCCAGCCTAAATCGAAATAACCAAGCCTTAATGAGCCTTGTGCATTTAAGCCGAAAATCACAAAAACTAGCAGATCATGCTTTTAGCACTTTTTGTATAGCGCTGAATATGGGAGTAGCGCTAAAACACTCGCCCGAAGAGCTGCAGGCGCTGGGTTTGGCTGCCTTATTACACGAGGCGGGCTGGCAGCATCTGCCTTTAAACCTGATGGGCAAGCGTACAAAATATACCGCCAACGAAGAGCAGCTTATTGCACGGCATGTTGATATAGGCCTGAATATGCTGCAAAGCTCTAATTTACCTGAGCTTGTGGGCCGTATTATTGCAGAGCATCACGAGCGCAATGACGGTACGGGCTACCCCAATTGCTTAAAAGGTGGCGATATTCACCCCCTGAGCCAAATACTGGCTATTGCGGACGCTTATGACGAGCGCATTCATCAACTGCAAGATAGGCCTGGCTTACTTCCCAGAAACGCACTGCAGCTGCTGTATAAAGAAACCAAAAAAGGCGCTTTCGACAGTAAAGCGATGACGGCTTTTATTTCCATGATGGGCGTTTATCCGGTAACAAGTGCCGTGCTGCTTGAAAGTGGTGAAAAGGGCATTGTGGTTGAGCACGATCAGCATGCACACACCACGCGAATAAAAATTATTTATGATGGTAGCGGAAAGGCGCTAGATAACCCGGTTGAAGCGTGTGTTACGCAGGCAGAGGAGGGGCGGTCGATTAAATCGTTATTGGACCCAGCTGATAGTCGCGTGGACCCATTTGGCTTATTGGTTTTTGTGACGCCTTAACTGTATGAACGCAGCAGCTGCTTGCTTGAATAATATGCTCAGTTTTTGGCCAGATCCTGTCGTTATAGTAGATCAGGCTGGGTTATTGGTGTGTTTCTCGCCTGCGGCACACGAGATCCTTACCTGGAACGATAAAGATTGTTTGGGTAATAATGCGCACGAGAGGCTTTGTGTTAATGCGCGTGGTCACAGTCACTCACTGGAGCATTGCCCATTTAATGCACCGCATAAGCATGCTCAGTGGCAGTCCGTTTTTTGGTGTAGTGGGCAGGGCGATTATTTATCTGTCGATGTGCGCGCTACAGTATTATCGGGTGACTGTGCTGGTTATGTTGCATGGAGCTTGCTGGATAATCGCGAGCGTATACACAACCACGCGGAGTTTGAAAAGTTTGCGCAATTTGTCGAATTAAGCCCGGGGCCAATGGTGGAGTTTGATGCGCAAGGGCAAATTTTATTTGCTAATGCAGCGATGCAAAACTTAATGGTTAGTGTGGGTTTTGATGGCGCAGGGCAATCTGAAGCTTTGCCCGCCGATACAGAAACATTATGCGGATTATGTTTGGCGAGTGCTAATAGCGATGGAGTGCCTGAAGCGGACACCGGGCTAGATTCGCCAGTGGTTGCATTAGGCGAGCGCTTTATTAAGTGGCACTTTTTAGCGTTAAACCAAAGCGGCCCTGCGGCGGAGCCTTCGGTTATCGCTTTTGCCTTTGATGTGACGCATCAACAGCGTGCACGTGAAGAGCTAGAAGAGGCAAAGCGTATAGCACGCCGTGATTTTTACGCAAAAATGATACACGAATTACGCACCCCGCTTAACGCCATTATGGGGTTTAGTGACTTACTATTGGCCCGCTCGAAGGCGAAGCTATCTGACCGCGAGTACAAAAACGTACAGGCCATAAGTAATGCCGGCTTTCAATTAAACGAGCTTGTTACCGATACATTGGACATATCCAAAATAGAAGCAGGCTTTATGGGGTTGGATATTGACGAGTTTGACGTTGGTAAGCTGTGCCAAAGTTTTTTGCCGCAAATAGAGTCGTTAGCCACAGTTAAAAACCTTACTTTTAATATCGACTTGCAGGGGGTGCCCCCCTTAAGGTCGGACCGGCAAAAGGTACGCCAGATTCTCATTAACTTGCTGTCTAACGCAATTAAATATACTCGCGAAGGCTCTGTCACATTAACGCTTAGCGCCCTTAAAGACGTGATGCAACTGAGTGTGGCAGATACCGGCGTAGGCATCCCTGAAGCTCAAAAGCACAAGCTGTTTAACCAATATTCCCAAATTGACGAGGCCCAAAACGCTGGTATTACCGGCACCGGCTTAGGCTTGGCGCTAGTTGGCGAATTGGTAAAAATGTTACAAGGTGAAATTACTGTCCATAGTGAATATAACAGCGGCAGCGAGTTTGTTGTGATTCTGCCATTGCAATATAGAGAGTCAAGCGCTTGATCGCTTGTATGGCCTAGCGCGATCCCCTAAAATGCACGGCAATACTTGAGCAATTTACTAAGATATAGCGAGGTTTTCTATGGATATTATGGACACAATTAAACAGCAAATTACTGATAATGCAGTGATTTTGTACATGAAGGGTTCACCAGACGCACCACAGTGTGGCTTTTCGCAGAAGGCATCACAAGCGGTTATGGCCTGCGGCAAGCGTTTTGCGTTCGTTGATGTTCTGACTAACCCAGACATCCGCGCAAACTTGCCAAAATACGCCAACTGGCCAACCTTTCCTCAGTTGTGGGCGGGCGGCGAGCTTGTTGGCGGTTGCGACATTATTATGGAAATGAGTGAGAACGGTGAGCTGAAAAAGACGATTGAAGCGGCTGTTCCAGACGAAGCGTAGAGCGAAAATAGGTTAATTGGATTTGAATGCAGGTATTGCAAAATAACTGATTGCCAAGCGATTTTGTAATGTTTCAAAACTTGAAAGCCCGCATATGCGGGCTTTTTTTGTGGGTTTGTATTTCTCTTTTTACCTGTAGCGTGACCAGATTAGTGTACTAGCGGGCTTAACAGCATCGTTTGGCGAGCATTCGCCACCGCCATCAGGATCTCCTTTGTTGAGGACTTCGGTATAAAAGTCTGTATGAACATCAATGGTGCCGGTTAAGTCATTTTGGGCATTATCAATACCAGCCGCTCTTGCCTCAGAGCCTATTAGCCCAAAAATCTGTGCATTGGACTTTTTGAGGCCATCCGGTGACTCAAGCTTAATCGTATTACCGGCAATCACCCTTCCAAATACTCCTAATGAGGAGGTGAAATATATATTCCCTCCTTGGTAAGAGACTGGATCTTCGTCGTTGTTCTCTTGCCCCGCCATTAGTGCGAATTGACCGACAAAATCTTCATCTGGGCTTGAATCTCTTGCCAAAGAACCATTTGTAATCTTGCAGTAATTCGTTGGATATGGAACAACGCCATTCTGCAGTGGATAGTAGGTTTCGGTAGCTATTGGTGTGATATTGACATCAGCAATATGCTGCTTATAGTCCACAGACAGATTTTGATTGAGACACAAGACCTCTTCTGGCACCGCGTTAATCGCTAAAAGGCGAACCTCCTCTGTTTGCATAATATGCCCTGCACTCATTATCGTAGTCAAAAAGTTACTATCATTTATACCGGTAATGAGCAGGTCCCTATCAAAATAGTAAACCCCAGGAGCAAGTTTTGCGGTTTTCTTTGTTATGGTCCACAAGCCTTTAGGGGCGATAGCTTCTATGACGCCTCTGTCGTCTACGGTTGTTCTTGGTGCGCGCGTATCATCACTTTCTAAAATTCTACTTTCATCATTAAAATCAATACATTTTTCAGTGGCGTTACCACAGATATTAAACCCAGTCTTTTCGCCAGCAAGTGTTTCAAGTGTATTGTCGTCAAGTAATTTATAGGTTTTTGCTGTCTCGGTTAAGCCGTTAATGTTTTGAACGGTTACGTGATTTACTGTGCCTACTCGGTGGAAGGCATAATTTGCTTTGTAGCTATCGGCGTCAGCAATCAAACTGGGCGGTAGATCTAGCGGGACATACTTGATCATCTTGGTTTCTACGGTTGTTTTAACCTCAGGATCTGTTTCCACGTTAGTGGCATCGGGAATGGGAGCGCAGTTGTCAATGCTCTTTCCAGCTTCTGCTTTTGCGATTGTGGGGCTTGATGTGCATATTATCGATCGAGCGGCTATAGTTTCATCTACGGTGCCACTGTATGTGTTAAATAAAACATCATTTAAGCTGTAGGTATTATTGAGGTTTTTTAAATTATTGCCCAGGCTTAAATCCGCACGGCTTAAAACGGTTGAGATGGTAGCGCTACTTTGGAAGTTAATGGCACCAAGTGGTGAGCCAGGTTCAACGGGATTTACTCTGTAGCCATCCGCTGTAAGAACAACCCCTTTGATCTTACCTAGAATTTTTACTCCAGCTTGTACATTTATGGCACTACCTTCGTGTATGCTCAAATTAATATTGTTTCCAGCAACAACCGTTCCTAGAGTTGCATTGGCAGCCGCGATTGTAATGTCTCCTCCGGCACTTATAGGTGTTTTTTCATCGATATTTGTTGAAGCAATATCAATATGGATGCTGCCGTTGGCTTGAAGTTCTGTTAGGGCGTAATCATTTCCGGATCCACTGAGAGATAAGTCACCAGTAACCTTGTATCGTTCAATACCGCGGATTGAGTGTAGATTGCTATCGCCGCTACCATAAGAGCCATCTACGATTATCTCGTTAAGGTCGCCTGTCATTTTGAAATCAATGTTTTGTCCGATCACATCGCCATTAAATCGGTTTTTACCTTCTGGGTAACATTGCTTTCCAGCAGAGCCTGCAACAATGGCATAAACCACGTTTAAAGTGGTTGCAGACTTGGATACAGAATCAACGGCATTAACCGTTATTTCAATGTGAGGCTTCCCGCTAACAGGATCAGTATAGCTAGAGTTAGCAATGACTTTCGATTTGCTTAGGTGAGCGAGTGGGCCGTCTAAGGTCATTGGTATTTCTAAGCCTGCAGCACCGGCAGCGTCGACTTCAGCTCTTAAATTGTCAAATTCGGCAGGTTCTAATTTCATTAAATAAGCACGGGTAGCCTCAGCCAAAGCCCATGCTGCAGACTGAGCATTAGATGAGGCGTGAGATGTTACCTGCTTATTCTGGGTGGATTTAACCGAGTAAATAACGCCAAGTGTAGAT
Protein-coding regions in this window:
- the lolA gene encoding outer membrane lipoprotein chaperone LolA, translating into MQIQKSFKQLASVAIFTIGTGAGLAAAFADDQAANTTQTINAPEASKATAADSAARSAIIERLSALQSLRGQFTQTLQAKDGKQLQETTGDFTFKRPGLYHWESSEPFPQIVVGNGETVWVYDPDLEQVTITKQDAMPYNPANLLSGGIADLAARYHIEQSTDKEQERFTLTPLDTANAPFVQLGMHFAGDVLQVATLTDRLGQVTRITLQKTTANTAVDDSLFSFDPPQGTDILMND
- a CDS encoding replication-associated recombination protein A, producing MTDLFSQEAPQPLASRMRPRTLEEYVGQDHLLDKGKPLGEALRQGALHSMILWGPPGVGKTTLARLFSELVDGYFQSMSAVLAGVKDIRKAAEDAKSRFHLHGQKTVLFVDEVHRFNKSQQDAFLPYVEDGTVVFVGATTENPSFEVNNALLSRCRVYVLKALSGKNLSTLADNALSQQEKGLGLRAITLEAQARERLIQCADGDGRRLLNLLELAGDLVTDGGVITADTVEAVASHDVRRFDKGGDVFYEQISALHKSVRGSNPDAALYWMARMLDGGCDPLYVARRVVRMASEDIGNADPRGLQLALNAWDVQSRLGSPEGELAIAQAVVYLACAPKSNAVYMAFKAVMADVKAEPSYDVPNHLRNAPTKLMKQLDMGRDYRYAHSEEQAYAAGEHYFPDEMEARQYYQPVERGLEIKIGEKLAHLAELDRKASSEPVQPTNAKVK
- the crcB gene encoding fluoride efflux transporter CrcB encodes the protein MVIQFLSVAAGGAAGACVRYALALLFPFVPGQWPIASFTANILGCAIMGALFYLIQQAHLPLSVKPLLLAGFLGAMTTFSSFALEAWLLLQHNAHLLALAYLAVSVVACVCAIALGFAAAGTAMRLMG
- the serS gene encoding serine--tRNA ligase yields the protein MLDPKLFRNDIEHLATQLAARGYSLDVAAIQTLEEQRKTLQVHCESLQQERNASAKSIGKAKAQGQDIAPLLAAVDTMKAQLQESEAELSALQAKLELMLAGVPNVPDESVPAGLKEDDNVELSRVGEVPSFDFEPLDHVDLGEKLGMLDFDTASKLTGSRFAVLKGQLALMQRALTQFMLNTHTLEHGYEEVYVPYMVNRDSLYGTGQLPKFEEDLFKLTDDREFYLIPTAEVPVTNLMRGEIIDESALPLRYSAHTPCFRSEAGSYGRDTRGMIRQHQFEKVELVQFVKPEDSDATLEALTGHAEAILQKLGLAYRKMALCAGDMGFSAAKTYDLEVWLPSQQKYREISSCSNFRDFQSRRMKARYRSAETGKPALLHTLNGSGLAVGRTLLAVMENYQQADGSIIVPEVLRPYMGGLEVIKA
- the cysG gene encoding siroheme synthase CysG, whose amino-acid sequence is MRYFPFFHDLHNKCCLIVGGGTIALRKARLLIKAGARLRVVAPSVGPELQSLVAESGGECLFERYNEHHLDDAVLVISATDIDVVNEQVAGDCHRLRLPVNVVDNPSLCSIITPAIVDRSPLIIGVTSGGEAPVLARMVRSRLEAIFPSRYGLLGSLASRFREAVKARFSDGEQRRRFWEKTLQGPVAEQVFANNLEKAEQLMAQAIDQAGDDTLGEVYLVGAGPGDPDLLTFKALRLMQQAEVVLYDRLVSQPILELVRRDAERIYVGKKRDLHAVPQQDINQRLVDLAKQGKRVLRLKGGDPFIFGRGGEEIELLADNNVPFQVVPGITAASGCAAYSGIPLTHRDHAQSVRFVTGHLKEGSSDLPFNEMASANQTLVFYMGLVALPEICLKLISAGKDPKTPAALIERGTTPNHQVHIGDLETLPELVKNTEVHAPTLLIIGSVVALHSKLNWFDQ
- a CDS encoding HD-GYP domain-containing protein, with the protein product MSEVHRQSIPLEHLSVGMFVVELDVPWINSPFLTHSRKIKSFKDIDALRRSGVKTLVIDTERGAAPKVSPQYVAGVSRDDVSKEASNRNPEPAVVKATKPRDPSVAVELAAAQKVAEQVKQVASQLFEALDANKAIDVKVVDPLVDETLASLNRNNQALMSLVHLSRKSQKLADHAFSTFCIALNMGVALKHSPEELQALGLAALLHEAGWQHLPLNLMGKRTKYTANEEQLIARHVDIGLNMLQSSNLPELVGRIIAEHHERNDGTGYPNCLKGGDIHPLSQILAIADAYDERIHQLQDRPGLLPRNALQLLYKETKKGAFDSKAMTAFISMMGVYPVTSAVLLESGEKGIVVEHDQHAHTTRIKIIYDGSGKALDNPVEACVTQAEEGRSIKSLLDPADSRVDPFGLLVFVTP
- a CDS encoding PAS domain-containing sensor histidine kinase, which translates into the protein MNAAAACLNNMLSFWPDPVVIVDQAGLLVCFSPAAHEILTWNDKDCLGNNAHERLCVNARGHSHSLEHCPFNAPHKHAQWQSVFWCSGQGDYLSVDVRATVLSGDCAGYVAWSLLDNRERIHNHAEFEKFAQFVELSPGPMVEFDAQGQILFANAAMQNLMVSVGFDGAGQSEALPADTETLCGLCLASANSDGVPEADTGLDSPVVALGERFIKWHFLALNQSGPAAEPSVIAFAFDVTHQQRAREELEEAKRIARRDFYAKMIHELRTPLNAIMGFSDLLLARSKAKLSDREYKNVQAISNAGFQLNELVTDTLDISKIEAGFMGLDIDEFDVGKLCQSFLPQIESLATVKNLTFNIDLQGVPPLRSDRQKVRQILINLLSNAIKYTREGSVTLTLSALKDVMQLSVADTGVGIPEAQKHKLFNQYSQIDEAQNAGITGTGLGLALVGELVKMLQGEITVHSEYNSGSEFVVILPLQYRESSA
- the grxD gene encoding Grx4 family monothiol glutaredoxin, whose product is MDIMDTIKQQITDNAVILYMKGSPDAPQCGFSQKASQAVMACGKRFAFVDVLTNPDIRANLPKYANWPTFPQLWAGGELVGGCDIIMEMSENGELKKTIEAAVPDEA